A segment of the Rhodohalobacter barkolensis genome:
CCAAAATGATACCGGCTAGAATTTCACCGATAACGGAGGGTTGACCGAGTCTCGTTGCCACTTCGCCAAAAGCCCGGGCAGCCAGAAGCAGTAAACCAACCTGAAAGACAAGTAGAAAAATATCATGATGTGGCGCTGCAGAAAATACGTCCATAGAATAAACCGGTTCCGGTTAATAGTTTATTAGCCTGACGGCAAAAATAGTTATTGTTTAGTTTAAACTAAAAATTTTCAGATTTCCATTGGTCTCTTTAATGAACGCGGTATTTCTGAATCTGTCCTTCAACCACATTCAGTATGCATTCTACTTTCACTTAAAATACACAGAGGTTACTATAAGCAAATATTACTTCACATCAGTTTCCAAAATTGCCTGATAAATTCCGGGAATATTTTCAGCATCTCTCACAGCTTTCAAATTTTTACCCGGTTTAATCAATTTTGCCACCTTATTAACTCCTTCAAGATGTTGGTCTACGCTGTAAGATTTTGGGCTCAATAAAATCAATATCACATAAGCGGTATGAGCGGCCTGCTTTAAATTCATTCCTTCTCTGCTTACTCCGATAAAAAGCAGCTGACTCTCCACTTTTGAAGTATGGGCTTCGTACAAAAGCACGCCCGGCATTACCTCCGGTGTATAGTCAGCCGAATTCTTCAACAACCGTTTTGAGATTCGGTTTAAGTCGATGCCGTCAAATGCAGGGTCCTTGTGAATAATATCCTCCAGCAGTTCTTCTGTAGGCTTTTCTTTAAGATCCATTTTAATTCTCTTCTGCTGAACCAGCTGAAGATCTTTATTATCAGATTTATCTGATAAGGAGGAAGTTTGCACCTGTTCCGGATAGACCGTTATAAAACTTAGTCCGGGATAACGCTGTGCAATCACACGCGGCAACCGGTCCAGTCCGGGCCTCCACGATACCGAACCGTCTCTAGCACTGAGCAGAACAAACAGATCTTCTTCATCCTTGAAACCATCGTACCATTCGGGCAGATCTCCCCACTTCTGAAGGATTTCGAAGGTCACTTCAGGTTCGGGTTTAATATCCAGAACTCTCGGTTTCACAAACTCCTGACGAGCCTTTGTGGTTACAACAACAAGCTCATCCCCAATCTGGTCGGCCATCAACTTTAAAGATCTGACAGCTTCCCTAAACCCGGATTCAAATTCAGCAAATGGCGGAATGGCTACTACAATCCGCTTAGAGGAGTTGATTGGTTTTTCAATTTTGCTCACCATAAGCATAGTCTGAACATCATCAAGAAGCTGATCCAGAATACTTCCAAATATCTTCTGTTTCGCCGAAATCTGGCCGTTCCAGCCAATGATGATATTGGAAATTCTCATTTCGCTGACCGCCCGGGTGATCCCCTTGGCAATATTCAGATCTACCCTCGTTACCGGATTAACCGGCACATCTGCTGCTGCTGCGTGGATCACGGCATGACTCAGCATTTTCTCTCCCCTGGCAACCTGCGCTTCGGCGTCTCTTCCATCCCGTGCAACAGTCAGCGGATAGATCGGCTGATCCAGTTTCTGATCCCGAACCATAAATGCAATATCCATGAGCGCATCAGACGTTTCGGGGTTGGCAAGCGGAACAAGAATTCTTTGAGGCGCCTCTGATGATTTGTATGGTTTTTGATCCTCTTGTATAGCAACGGCACGCCCATACTTTTCAACCAGCCAGGGACCAATCAGGCAGGTAATTAAAATCATAATAACAACTGCATTTACAGCCGTGGAGTTGAAAAATCCCAGGTCATACCCAATAAGCGTAACGGCAAGTGTTGCGGCCGACTGAGGCGTAGTCAACCCATAGATAACAAAACCCTCCTCTTTTGTAAAATTGAAGAGTTTAGTTATTCCCAACGAGGCTATTCCTTTACCGGCAAAAACCAGCAGACTGAAAACAATCGCCTTTACCCAAACGTCCAGACTTCCAAGAACCGATACATCAACCAGCATCCCCACGCTGATCAGAAAGAATGGGATAAAGAGTGCATTTCCTACAAACTGTACACGGCTCATGAGAGTACCGGTTGCCGGGACCAGTCGATTCAAAAGGAGTCCCGCCATAAATGCACCGATAATCGGGGCCAGGCCTGCAAGCTCAGCAAAGAAAGCCGTTGTAAAGAGAATGGCTACAAGAAAGATGTAGTCTGTATTGTCCCTCGACTTCACGTTTCGGAAAAACCAACGACCCAGTCTGGGGAGCAACAGTACGGAAACGGCTACAAAAGCGATCACAGATGCGGCAAACCCGGTCCAGTAACCGGGACCGCTGTTATCACCTACCGTTCCGGCTACCACGGCCAGTACGCCAAGAGAGAGAGTGTCGGTTACCAGCGTCCCGCCCATCGACATGGTCACACCCATATTTTTTGTGATTCCCAGTCGTTCGGCAATCGGATAGGCTAAAAGTGTATGAGAGCCTACAATCGATCCCAGCAGCAGTGAGGTAGCCACTGAATAGTCGAGCAGATAAACTCCTGCAGCCAGTGCCGCCAATTGCGGCAACAGAAAGGAGGCCAAACCAAATCCGATACTTTTATTCCTTAGCTTTTCAAACTGGATCAAATCGAGGGAAAGCCCGGCCATAAACATCAAATAGAGCAGGCCAACCGTGCCGAGCAGCTCGATGGTAAAATCCCGCTC
Coding sequences within it:
- a CDS encoding cation:proton antiporter produces the protein MEEIFSYPLPFEDPVIIFALVMLIILLAPIASKKLKLPAIVGLILAGTIVGPGLLGLLERDFTIELLGTVGLLYLMFMAGLSLDLIQFEKLRNKSIGFGLASFLLPQLAALAAGVYLLDYSVATSLLLGSIVGSHTLLAYPIAERLGITKNMGVTMSMGGTLVTDTLSLGVLAVVAGTVGDNSGPGYWTGFAASVIAFVAVSVLLLPRLGRWFFRNVKSRDNTDYIFLVAILFTTAFFAELAGLAPIIGAFMAGLLLNRLVPATGTLMSRVQFVGNALFIPFFLISVGMLVDVSVLGSLDVWVKAIVFSLLVFAGKGIASLGITKLFNFTKEEGFVIYGLTTPQSAATLAVTLIGYDLGFFNSTAVNAVVIMILITCLIGPWLVEKYGRAVAIQEDQKPYKSSEAPQRILVPLANPETSDALMDIAFMVRDQKLDQPIYPLTVARDGRDAEAQVARGEKMLSHAVIHAAAADVPVNPVTRVDLNIAKGITRAVSEMRISNIIIGWNGQISAKQKIFGSILDQLLDDVQTMLMVSKIEKPINSSKRIVVAIPPFAEFESGFREAVRSLKLMADQIGDELVVVTTKARQEFVKPRVLDIKPEPEVTFEILQKWGDLPEWYDGFKDEEDLFVLLSARDGSVSWRPGLDRLPRVIAQRYPGLSFITVYPEQVQTSSLSDKSDNKDLQLVQQKRIKMDLKEKPTEELLEDIIHKDPAFDGIDLNRISKRLLKNSADYTPEVMPGVLLYEAHTSKVESQLLFIGVSREGMNLKQAAHTAYVILILLSPKSYSVDQHLEGVNKVAKLIKPGKNLKAVRDAENIPGIYQAILETDVK